CTGCCTGGCTCGCCCAAGCCAAACGGGTTAGTGGAGGACGGAGCACCCAGACCTGCGGGCGACAGAACAGAGGATAAGGGCTTTGCAACGGCGGGAGTGGCGAGGCCCAACGGGGTCCCAGACGCCTGGCCAGGGCGTTCTACCTGTCAGGAAGGGGTTCCGGGTCCTTGCAGCCAGGGGTGCCTTGACTAGTGAGTCCAAATTGACCAAAGTAGAGGCAGAGGGGCCCAGGAAAGACTCCGGAGTCCGGCAGGGGCGCGCCTCCTTTCCTGGCTGCAGCGCCTCCCCCAGCACACCCAGGTCAAGGGCTTCAGACTCCTTCATGCCATTTTGTTTGCAACTGGGGCTTGCGTCCCCAAACGGGTCTAGCTCTGAAAGAAAGGTGATCAGTTCAAtggtggggaaggaagagggcagAGGCGTCCCTTGGAGTCCTCCCCAAACCAAATAGCTGTAGCCCATGGCCTCTTGCTCACCCACAGGGCTGCTGGACTTCCCCGTGGCCAGGGCCTGGCTGTCCTTGGGCTCTGTGGATTCTAGAGATTTGGCAAATGGATCGAAGGATGAGGCTCCACCTAGAGCTAGCCAGGAGAAAGAGGGCAATGGAGTGAACTAGAAGAAGGTATGGTCTGGGATATGGGCTTCTCACCACAGACTGTCCTCGGTATTGGAGGGAAGGGGACCCAGAAGTCCCCAGCTTCTCACCCATGTGCCCTCCACTTACCAGAGGTGTCAGAGGTCTCCACAGAGCCCCCCCAAGGGTCtgttccagtgctggggagttTGTGGGTGGGGGAGCTTGGTGCCCAGGGGTCTGAGATGGGGGGTCCGGTAGGCAGCACTGGGGTCCTGCCCCAGGGCTCAGAGGAGGAAAGAGTAGGAAGCAAATCCCAAGGCTGGCTCTGGGACAGAGCATTTCCAGAGGGAACTGGAGACCAGGGGTCTGCAGAAGGTCCCCAGGAAGAGCCACTTGGCTCAGTGTTCGGCCTGAGACctggaaaggagagggagatagAACAGATATTATCTCAACACTCCCCTTCCCATTTGCCCAGCCCAGGTTGGGTGGTGTGGTACCCACTTCATGCTAACTTGGGAGCAAGTGGCTCTCTTGAGCCCATGTTTAACAAATAAACCTAGGAACTTGGACCCCCAAACCTGGGAGTATTGGCCTTGTCAGGGCTTGGCTAGCCAGTGAGGGCAGCTAGGCTTTCTGCTGAGCTTCCCAGGAGATCTGTAGATGTGCTTCCCTGGCCCTCACTGCAAGGTCCTATTCTAGAGGCAGCACAGTGACCCTGGAGAGGAGGTGATTTGCCAGCAAGTGGCTGGAAGAAAGGGACTCTTTAGAAGCCatccttggggtgggggtgtgtgtggctcTTGAAGTCCTGTGTGCCCACCTGGGATGTCCCATGGGTCAGCAGAGCAGTGTGTGGAAGGCAGGGCTGGAGCAGGTGCGAAGATGTCAGCCAAGTCCAGGATGGAAGACTGTGGAGGGGAGAGGCAGCCATGGCTCAGAGGAGGGTGGGGCGCAGAGGGAGGGGAGGCCTGACCAGAAGCCAGATCATTCCCCTCCTTTCTTCACTCCACAGGCATCTTTTAATGACTCCTCACCTCTGATCAGCACTTCCCATTTATAAAACGTTTCCTCAACCATGCAGTGTCCCATGTCATAACATCGCTGTGAGGTAGGTAATGTACCTAGTTTACAAATGAACCAACTAGTTGAAGCCCAAAGAGGGGAAATGATTTGTCTGTAGTTACACAGTCAGAGAGAGGCTGAGCTGGGTCAGATCCCAGGCCTGCAGAAAGGGGGAGTCAAGACAgatgatttgttttttctttggacTACTTCTCTAGGCCAGTACCCAAGAGATACTGGCCACCACagacaaggagaggaagaagagagagaggctcCAGGGAGAGTGAATAGCATGGGAAGGTTATCTTGTTTTCAGTGGCCACCTGCTCCCCTTCTCAGGGAACCTGAGATATTTTCAGCACCATGGGCTTGAACCAGCTCCTAGTCCAGACCTACAGTATTACGTGATCCTACAGGATGAGAGCTGGGACTGTCCAAAACACCCACTTTGAAAAAAGGGAAACCGAGGCCACTAAGCTGTCCCAAGTCATTAAGTGGCAGGAAGCCCAAGCAGTCTCCATCATGACTCTGACATGACACCTCATATCAACTCCGTCACCAGCCCCTGCTGCGCGCCACACCTTCATTCCCTACTTGGTGCTTGCGGCCAGCTCCGCTCGGTGCACTGCACAGAGGCCAACTCCATTAGCCCGCACACCTCAGCCCACTGTCTACCTGACTGGTTTtcagcttctcctcctcctttctctcttctctcccaggcTCTCTGTCCCGTCGACGTCGGGCAGCGGGTTCTGCGCCATTGGCCATTGGAGAGTCATCATCCTTCCAGGACCTTGACCCCTGCAGAAGGGACAGGTAGGGCATGAGCAGGTGACTGGGGTCAGCAGAGAGCAGGTGGGAGGCACCCACGTTAGCGCAGCACAGAGAAGCTGATTAGTGAGTGCCCCTGGATCCGCCACCAATGCCTTCACCAGCACCAAATCGTGGTCGGCACCTGTGGCCCAGGTGACTCTGCCCATGTACTACCTTCTCATGCTCCTGCCGGCTCAGGCTCAGAGCCAGCTGCAGCTGAAGGTCCTCATCCCTGTGGGAGGCTGGGGGGACTGGctgtgagggaggaagagaggggtgaACTTGGCCCGGTGCTCCCCACCCCGGGGGCCGGAGGGCCAACACAGTCCTGCCCAAGCAATAGCGATGGAGACAGAGATGCCCCTTGCTTTGAAAGAGTGGCTGTCTCCCTGCCTGGGCCTGAGATGCAGCTTAAGAATCAGCCTCCCTAGTAGAGGCTAGTGAGCACCCAACTGTTTTCTTTGCTCCTTAGCCACCCTGTGCAGGCTCAGGTCCCACCTATCTTTTTCTTCTGGGTACCCTGAGAACGTCTCTAGCCCACTCATGTAAGAGACATAAATGTTTCCTGCCTGGTCTGCCTGGATCCACAGAGGTAATGGCAAAGATGAGGATGTATCAGAGGTATTGTCCCTGTCCTTCCAAAGGACGGCTGGCGAGAGGGAGCAATAGTCCCAGAGCTTTCTCAGAATGCGTTCTCAGCACACACCTCTCTCGAACCACAGAGAGAGAGCGGACCCCTAAGGTGCACCacagacaccccccacccccccagctaCACACGCCCTCTTCTGAGCCCTGCCTGAGAACACCGAAGGTCGGAGTCCAGGACAGGGACAGATCAGGAACATCGGCATGCTCGGTGCTGTCTTGGGAGCTCCAGAGGGTCTCTGGGTCCAGGGTGGAGAGCCCAGGTGGAGGCTAGTGAGTACCAGagcccttttcttcctccacagGCATCCTGTCCAGACCCAGGTCTCACCTTTTCAGCCTCCTCACGGCTCATGGCCAGggccagctgcagctgcagctcttCTTCTCCAGATGTCTGGGGCCGAGCCTGCTCCAGGTCTGAGGCATAGCGCGGAGACGAGGATGCGGCTGCAACAAGTGTGGCTCCCGTGAGCACACCGGTCCCCACGGTCCCCACACTCCTCTGCCTGCCAGGAAGCTGGGGCTCAGAGAGAGTGAGCCAAAGGAGACTGGCTATTCAGGCTCCAGGGAGCAGGCAGCACACTGGGCAGCCCTCGTGGATTTTCCACGGCACTGCTAAAGCAAGTGACAGGGCCACCTTGACAAGGAGTCGACAGTGCAGGGGGTGCCTGGCCACTTAGGGCCCTAAGTCAGAACTTAATGCAGGTCTCTGACATCAGCTCTTGAACTCTCCCAGAAGGACCCTAGCTTGCTTGGGGCCATGGGGATTAAGAGGAAGGGATCTGCCAATCAAACAAAATCACAGCCTCGGAGCCCCAAGCAGGCCATCATGGGCTTTATGGAGGAGGGCCGTTCTGGTATTCCTAAGGTCACAAAGGCCTCC
Above is a window of Onychomys torridus chromosome 8, mOncTor1.1, whole genome shotgun sequence DNA encoding:
- the Epn3 gene encoding epsin-3 isoform X1, yielding MTTSALRRQVKNIVHNYSEAEIKVREATSNDPWGPPSSLMSEIADLTFNTVAFAEVMGMLWRRLNDSGKNWRHVYKALTLLDYLLKTGSERVAHQCRENLYTIQTLKDFQYIDRDGKDQGVNVREKVKQVMALLKDEERLRQERTHALKTKERMALEGMSIGSGQLGFSRRSRGSPSSYTSASSSPRYASDLEQARPQTSGEEELQLQLALAMSREEAEKPVPPASHRDEDLQLQLALSLSRQEHEKGSRSWKDDDSPMANGAEPAARRRRDREPGREERKEEEKLKTSQSSILDLADIFAPAPALPSTHCSADPWDIPGLRPNTEPSGSSWGPSADPWSPVPSGNALSQSQPWDLLPTLSSSEPWGRTPVLPTGPPISDPWAPSSPTHKLPSTGTDPWGGSVETSDTSALGGASSFDPFAKSLESTEPKDSQALATGKSSSPVELDPFGDASPSCKQNGMKESEALDLGVLGEALQPGKEARPCRTPESFLGPSASTLVNLDSLVKAPLAARTRNPFLTGLGAPSSTNPFGLGEPGRPTLNQMRTGSPALGLPPGGPVGAPLGSMTYSASLPLPLSSVPVGATLPASVSVFPQAGAFAPPPASLPQPLLPTSGPAGPLPPQAGTNPFL
- the Epn3 gene encoding epsin-3 isoform X2, with product MTTSALRRQVKNIVHNYSEAEIKVREATSNDPWGPPSSLMSEIADLTFNTVAFAEVMGMLWRRLNDSGKNWRHVYKALTLLDYLLKTGSERVAHQCRENLYTIQTLKDFQYIDRDGKDQGVNVREKVKQVMALLKDEERLRQERTHALKTKERMALEGMSIGSGQLGFSRRSRGSPSSYTSASSSPRYASDLEQARPQTSGEEELQLQLALAMSREEAEKGSRSWKDDDSPMANGAEPAARRRRDREPGREERKEEEKLKTSQSSILDLADIFAPAPALPSTHCSADPWDIPGLRPNTEPSGSSWGPSADPWSPVPSGNALSQSQPWDLLPTLSSSEPWGRTPVLPTGPPISDPWAPSSPTHKLPSTGTDPWGGSVETSDTSALGGASSFDPFAKSLESTEPKDSQALATGKSSSPVELDPFGDASPSCKQNGMKESEALDLGVLGEALQPGKEARPCRTPESFLGPSASTLVNLDSLVKAPLAARTRNPFLTGLGAPSSTNPFGLGEPGRPTLNQMRTGSPALGLPPGGPVGAPLGSMTYSASLPLPLSSVPVGATLPASVSVFPQAGAFAPPPASLPQPLLPTSGPAGPLPPQAGTNPFL